CACAACCCGGACACGCGTGTTGGGCGCGAGGGGAACCGGGCCCTCCGGGCGAAGCACCTCGCCATCGAAGGTGGCATAGAGCATCTGCGACACGGTCCCTCCTTGTCGTCCAACGGTTCAGCGCAGGCGGCCGAGGAGTTCGTCGTTGCTGCGCGTGTCGTTCATCTGCTTGGTCAGCAGGTTGATCGCGTCCTCCGGATTCAGCGAGTGCAGCGCGCGCCGAAGCTGGAAGATCTTGTCCAGGTGCTCGGGCGGGAACAGCATCTCCTCCCGGCGGGTGGCGCTCTTCTCGATGTCGATGGCCGGGTAGATGCGCTTGTCGGCCAGCGTGCGGTCGAGCACGATTTCGCTGTTGCCCGTGCCCTTGAACTCCTCGAAGATCACCTCGTCGCCGCGGCTGCCCGTGTCGATCAGTGCGGTGGCGATGATGGTCAGGCTCCCGGTGCCGCCCCGCACCTTGCGCGCGCTGCCGAAGAAGCGCTTGGGTTTTTCCAGCGCGCCGCTGTCGATGCCGCCCGAAAGCATGCGGCCGGTGCCCCGCTCGCTGGTGTTGTAGGCGCGCGCCAGGCGCGTCAGCGAGTCCAGCACGATCACCACGTCGCGGCCGCTTTCCACCAGGCGCCGCGCGTGCTCCAGCACCATCTCGGCGACGGCGACGTGCCGCTCGGCCGGGCAGTCGAACGAGCTGGCGATCACCTCGCCGATGCCCAGCATCTGCATTTCGGTGACTTCTTCCGGCCGCTCGTCCACCAGCAGCACCATCAGCGCCGCGTCGGGATAGTTGGTGTGCACACCGCGCATGATGGCCTGCAGCACCGTGGTCTTGCCCGCCTTGGCGGGAGCCACGATCAGCGCGCGCTGCCCCTTGCCCAGCGGCGAGATCAGGTCGATGATGCGGTTGGTGTAGTCGCGGCGGCCGCGGCCGGCCGGCGCCTCTTCCACGATCTCCAGCTTCAGCCGCTCGTCGGGGTACGAAGCCGGCAGGCTGCCGAAATCCACCCGGCTCCGTGCCAGCGCCGGGTCCAGCCCGTTGACCGTGATCACCTCGTCCAGGGGCGAGCTCTTGCCGCGCCCCGGCGGGGTGCCCGTGGTGCCCTGCACCCGGTCGCCCGTGCGCAGACCCAGGCGCCGGATGACGGACTGCGAAACGAAGACGTCCCCGTCGGCGGCCTGGTAGCCGTGCACGGCGGTGCGCAGGAAGCCGCTGCCGCTGGGAAGCACTTCGAGGATGCCGTCCGCGGGCTGGGACGCGGCGGCGGGACGCGCCGCGGCGGTCGGCTGGGTGGAGAGGCTCATGCGGTGGTTCTGGTTTGCTTTTTTGCTGACACGCAGGGCCCGCCGGCGGGATCGCC
This region of Longimicrobium sp. genomic DNA includes:
- the rho gene encoding transcription termination factor Rho, whose translation is MSLSTQPTAAARPAAASQPADGILEVLPSGSGFLRTAVHGYQAADGDVFVSQSVIRRLGLRTGDRVQGTTGTPPGRGKSSPLDEVITVNGLDPALARSRVDFGSLPASYPDERLKLEIVEEAPAGRGRRDYTNRIIDLISPLGKGQRALIVAPAKAGKTTVLQAIMRGVHTNYPDAALMVLLVDERPEEVTEMQMLGIGEVIASSFDCPAERHVAVAEMVLEHARRLVESGRDVVIVLDSLTRLARAYNTSERGTGRMLSGGIDSGALEKPKRFFGSARKVRGGTGSLTIIATALIDTGSRGDEVIFEEFKGTGNSEIVLDRTLADKRIYPAIDIEKSATRREEMLFPPEHLDKIFQLRRALHSLNPEDAINLLTKQMNDTRSNDELLGRLR